Proteins encoded by one window of Planktothrix tepida PCC 9214:
- a CDS encoding sugar ABC transporter substrate-binding protein — MRYRFFKLIILIFLFLTSCSLKGSEKIIASQEQPVQGQILVWHSFEGKIKDMIQQSFNDYRQLYPNVRIVSEYIPADQLEQQFRKQVNQGLGPDFLFTTSGVIPSLIHDNLIPVIDDFDFSSYLPTAMSHVRYQGKIYGIPTSVMTQVLCYNKKKVKSPPKTLTELLQQAKAGYSVGIWSTFITTFWGVQVFGGKSFNTEGDFIFDKNSWAKWMEWLKNAQSEPNMIFTDSIDVLQQAFTNQRLAYVFCDSSQFVDYEQALGKDNLGITILPGEENNPAAPLLYSRVILFNRMSSPEQQQLSQQLAQFFTNREQIRKRLMILRGSFIPAYQVHINSRLFPLEAILVQQAKTAIAIPLDQVQSARVWAKEGSSLYPQVLAGSITPENAAQKISETVNQKLSQP; from the coding sequence GTGCGTTATCGTTTTTTTAAGTTAATTATCTTAATTTTTCTTTTCCTGACCAGTTGTAGTCTTAAGGGTTCGGAGAAGATTATTGCGTCTCAGGAACAACCCGTTCAGGGACAGATTTTAGTTTGGCATTCCTTTGAAGGCAAAATCAAGGACATGATCCAACAGTCTTTTAATGATTATAGACAACTGTATCCTAATGTCAGGATTGTTAGTGAATATATTCCGGCTGATCAATTAGAGCAGCAGTTTCGTAAACAAGTCAATCAAGGTTTAGGGCCTGATTTTCTATTTACCACCTCTGGGGTAATTCCAAGTTTGATTCACGATAATTTGATTCCGGTGATTGACGATTTTGACTTTTCGAGTTACCTGCCTACAGCCATGAGTCATGTTCGCTATCAAGGAAAAATTTATGGTATCCCCACTTCTGTGATGACTCAAGTTCTTTGCTATAACAAAAAGAAAGTTAAGTCTCCTCCTAAAACCTTAACAGAACTTCTACAACAAGCAAAAGCCGGTTATTCAGTGGGAATTTGGTCTACCTTTATCACCACCTTTTGGGGGGTGCAAGTTTTTGGGGGAAAATCCTTTAATACCGAAGGTGATTTTATTTTTGATAAAAACAGTTGGGCAAAATGGATGGAGTGGCTAAAAAACGCCCAATCTGAACCCAATATGATTTTTACCGATAGTATTGATGTCTTACAACAAGCCTTTACCAATCAACGATTAGCCTATGTGTTTTGTGATTCTTCTCAGTTTGTAGACTATGAACAAGCTTTAGGAAAAGATAACTTGGGTATCACCATATTACCAGGGGAAGAGAACAATCCCGCAGCGCCTCTTCTTTATTCCCGTGTCATTTTGTTTAATCGGATGTCTAGTCCTGAACAACAACAGTTATCCCAACAATTAGCTCAATTTTTTACAAATCGGGAACAGATTCGCAAGCGGTTAATGATACTCCGAGGTTCTTTTATTCCGGCTTATCAAGTTCATATTAATAGTCGTTTGTTTCCATTAGAAGCGATATTAGTCCAGCAAGCTAAAACCGCCATCGCCATTCCCCTAGACCAAGTGCAATCGGCTCGTGTTTGGGCGAAAGAGGGCAGTAGTTTATATCCCCAAGTATTAGCGGGAAGCATCACTCCTGAAAATGCTGCTCAAAAAATTTCAGAAACCGTTAATCAGAAATTGAGTCAACCCTAA
- a CDS encoding NAD(P)H-quinone oxidoreductase subunit 4: MMADQFPWLTTIVLLPLVASLLIPVLPDQNGKQLRWYALGVGIADLLLMCYVFWKYYDASSANFQLVEKFAWAPQLGLNWAVSVDGLSLPLVLLAGLVTTLSIFAAWQVDQKPRLFYFLMLVLYSAQIGVFVAQDLLLLFIVWELELIPVYLLVSIWGGPKRRYAATKFLLYTAAASLFILVAALAMAFYGGGPLTFDMVELGLKDYPLTLELLMYAGLLIAFGLKLAVFPLHTWLPDAHGEASAPVSMILAGVLLKMGGYGLIRVNMEMLPDAHIYFAPVLAILGVVNIVYGGLNSFGQSNMKRRLAYSSVSHMGFVLLGIASFTDIGVSGALLQMISHGLISAVLFFLAGVTYDRTHTLALDEMGYIGKAMPKVFALFTAGAMASLALPGMSGFASEVLVFIGITTSDIYSSTFRVVIVALAGVGLILTPIYLLSMLRQLFYATGEAPVCMLGDTGLQNSGEEEAVCFGTSCVLPTEATFSDARPREVFIAASFLVLIVGIGLYPKLVTKVYDVKTVALNSQVRDSYIQVAKANPDLYAKGFLAPRIAKPEVASVSGMFK; encoded by the coding sequence ATGATGGCGGATCAATTTCCCTGGCTTACCACGATTGTCCTGCTCCCACTCGTAGCTTCCCTGCTCATTCCTGTCTTGCCTGATCAAAACGGTAAACAGTTGCGCTGGTATGCCCTCGGTGTAGGCATCGCGGACTTATTATTAATGTGCTATGTCTTCTGGAAGTATTACGATGCGAGCAGTGCAAATTTCCAACTCGTGGAAAAATTTGCCTGGGCGCCTCAATTGGGTTTGAACTGGGCCGTTTCAGTAGACGGTCTTTCCCTTCCCCTCGTACTTCTAGCAGGATTAGTTACAACTCTATCTATTTTTGCAGCATGGCAGGTTGATCAAAAACCGCGTCTGTTCTACTTCCTGATGTTGGTGCTGTATTCGGCCCAAATTGGGGTATTCGTTGCCCAAGACTTACTACTCCTATTTATTGTCTGGGAACTGGAATTAATTCCGGTGTATTTGTTGGTTTCTATCTGGGGCGGGCCAAAACGTCGCTACGCCGCTACTAAATTTTTATTGTATACGGCCGCTGCTTCCTTATTTATCTTAGTAGCTGCCTTAGCAATGGCGTTCTATGGCGGTGGCCCCTTAACCTTCGATATGGTGGAACTGGGTCTGAAGGATTATCCCCTCACCCTAGAACTGTTGATGTATGCCGGGTTATTAATTGCCTTTGGCTTAAAACTGGCTGTTTTCCCCCTGCACACTTGGCTCCCGGATGCTCACGGGGAAGCTTCTGCTCCGGTTTCAATGATTCTGGCTGGAGTGCTGTTAAAAATGGGCGGATATGGTTTGATTCGGGTCAACATGGAAATGCTACCCGATGCCCATATCTACTTTGCACCCGTTCTAGCGATTTTAGGCGTTGTCAATATTGTGTATGGTGGCTTAAACTCCTTTGGCCAATCCAATATGAAGCGTCGCCTCGCCTACTCCTCGGTGTCTCACATGGGATTTGTGCTGTTAGGAATTGCTTCCTTTACCGATATTGGCGTGAGTGGAGCATTATTACAAATGATCTCTCACGGTTTAATCTCGGCTGTGCTGTTCTTCCTAGCGGGTGTTACCTACGACCGGACTCATACCTTGGCTTTGGATGAAATGGGCTATATCGGTAAAGCGATGCCGAAAGTGTTTGCTCTGTTTACAGCCGGAGCAATGGCATCTCTGGCATTACCCGGTATGAGTGGCTTTGCGAGTGAAGTCTTAGTGTTTATCGGTATCACAACTAGCGATATCTATAGCTCGACCTTCCGGGTTGTGATTGTGGCTTTGGCTGGTGTGGGATTAATTCTCACCCCGATTTATTTATTGTCAATGCTGCGTCAACTGTTCTATGCAACGGGTGAAGCGCCTGTTTGTATGCTGGGTGATACCGGTTTACAAAATTCGGGTGAGGAAGAAGCGGTTTGTTTTGGAACCAGTTGTGTGTTACCAACGGAAGCCACCTTTAGTGATGCAAGACCCCGTGAGGTCTTTATTGCTGCTAGTTTCCTGGTACTGATTGTGGGAATTGGGTTATATCCTAAACTGGTCACGAAGGTTTATGATGTCAAAACCGTTGCCCTCAATAGTCAGGTACGGGATTCTTATATTCAAGTGGCAAAAGCAAATCCTGATTTATATGCCAAAGGATTCTTAGCTCCTCGCATTGCTAAACCCGAAGTGGCTTCGGTTTCAGGAATGTTTAAATAA
- a CDS encoding DUF1269 domain-containing protein gives MATLTVWKFHTAEGAEAALAKLVQLQKEYLVEIQDAAVVTWPTGRKKPKTIQAFDLVGAGMLGGAFWGMLFGLIFFMPVIGVAIGTLVGALSGQFSDYGINDDFIKSVREQVTEGTSALFLLTGKVTIDKVEDAFKDMDKGELIQSNLSSEQEEKLREHFGE, from the coding sequence ATGGCCACACTAACTGTTTGGAAATTTCATACCGCCGAAGGTGCTGAAGCTGCACTCGCCAAGTTAGTTCAACTTCAAAAAGAGTATTTAGTTGAAATTCAAGATGCTGCTGTTGTTACTTGGCCAACAGGTCGAAAAAAACCTAAAACTATTCAAGCCTTTGATTTAGTGGGAGCCGGAATGTTAGGCGGTGCATTTTGGGGAATGTTATTTGGCTTAATATTTTTTATGCCTGTTATTGGAGTCGCCATTGGAACCTTAGTCGGAGCACTTTCCGGTCAATTTAGCGATTATGGCATTAATGACGACTTTATTAAAAGTGTACGTGAACAAGTAACCGAAGGAACCTCTGCTTTGTTTTTACTCACGGGTAAAGTCACGATAGACAAAGTAGAAGATGCCTTCAAAGATATGGATAAAGGTGAATTGATTCAATCTAATTTATCCTCAGAACAAGAAGAAAAATTGCGGGAGCATTTTGGCGAATAA